A section of the Sedimentisphaera cyanobacteriorum genome encodes:
- a CDS encoding sulfatase family protein — protein MDFKSVGRRNFLKSAAFGIASASLSKQAFSASGNSHSLRPKDLKNKPNILWVYLEDTNPWMSCYGDNTIKTPNIDKLAERGVRFNRAYMPAPVCSPTRSALITGMYQTSIAAHEHYSSFSSWRGSEMETWHPNHIGVRTLPEIFKAAGYYTFNEGKNHYNFVFSDEDLYDRKGDNGFKGAENGTEWTNRADGQPFFGQIQLRGGKKGSSPKRVSPEDVTVPPYYPDHPVYRKEIAHHYDTILKMDEILGDIIRRLKEDGLYENTAVFFFSDHGMCLPRHKQFVYEGGIRAPLIAAGPDIPANKVRNDLVSGLDISGAALKLAGIEIPDHMHAKDLFADDFHREFVFSARDRCDYTLDRIRAVVGKRYKYIRNFMTDRPYLQPQYRDEHNYMKVLRKLHEEGRLNEVQDRFACERRPAEELYDLKQDPYETVNLVHSWKKEHALALAKMRDALYRWILETDDKGRFPETDEALKAVIDRWGSEKTSCPEYNRVK, from the coding sequence ATGGATTTTAAATCAGTTGGTCGAAGAAATTTTCTTAAAAGTGCAGCATTTGGGATCGCCTCTGCATCACTTTCAAAACAGGCATTTTCAGCCTCAGGCAACAGCCACTCTCTCAGACCCAAAGACCTCAAAAACAAGCCCAACATACTTTGGGTTTATCTCGAAGATACCAACCCTTGGATGAGCTGCTACGGCGACAATACCATCAAAACGCCCAATATCGATAAGCTTGCAGAAAGAGGCGTACGCTTTAACAGAGCTTATATGCCCGCTCCGGTTTGCTCGCCCACACGTTCGGCACTGATAACAGGAATGTATCAAACTTCCATTGCTGCTCACGAGCATTACAGCTCTTTCAGCTCTTGGCGGGGCAGTGAAATGGAAACTTGGCATCCCAATCATATCGGCGTGCGAACTCTTCCAGAGATATTCAAAGCAGCAGGCTATTACACCTTTAACGAGGGCAAAAACCACTACAACTTCGTTTTTTCCGATGAAGACCTCTACGACCGCAAGGGAGATAACGGCTTCAAGGGAGCTGAAAACGGCACAGAATGGACAAACAGAGCAGATGGACAGCCTTTTTTCGGTCAGATTCAGCTCAGAGGCGGGAAGAAAGGCAGCTCTCCGAAAAGGGTCAGTCCGGAAGATGTTACGGTGCCGCCGTACTATCCCGACCACCCTGTTTACAGAAAAGAGATTGCCCATCACTACGATACAATCCTTAAGATGGACGAAATTCTCGGCGATATAATACGTCGCTTGAAGGAGGACGGGCTTTATGAAAATACAGCAGTATTCTTCTTCTCCGACCACGGTATGTGCCTGCCCAGACACAAGCAGTTTGTTTATGAGGGCGGAATAAGAGCTCCGCTGATAGCAGCCGGACCAGACATACCTGCAAATAAAGTTCGTAATGATTTAGTGAGCGGGCTCGATATAAGCGGAGCGGCGCTAAAGCTTGCCGGCATAGAAATCCCAGACCATATGCATGCAAAAGACCTCTTCGCAGACGATTTCCACAGAGAGTTTGTTTTCTCTGCAAGAGACCGCTGCGACTATACCCTCGACAGGATACGTGCGGTGGTAGGCAAAAGATATAAGTATATTCGCAACTTTATGACAGACCGTCCATACCTCCAGCCGCAGTATAGAGACGAGCATAATTATATGAAAGTCCTCAGGAAGCTGCACGAAGAGGGCAGGCTCAATGAAGTGCAGGATAGATTTGCCTGCGAGCGCAGACCCGCAGAAGAGCTCTACGACCTAAAGCAAGACCCCTACGAAACGGTTAATCTCGTTCATTCATGGAAAAAAGAACACGCCTTGGCGCTTGCAAAAATGCGGGATGCGCTATATCGCTGGATACTGGAAACCGACGATAAAGGCCGATTCCCCGAGACCGACGAAGCCCTGAAGGCTGTTATAGACCGCTGGGGCAGTGAGAAAACCTCTTGCCCCGAATACAACCGAGTGAAATAA
- a CDS encoding glycoside hydrolase family 3 protein, with the protein MLKKVAAAFIFAVSVFTAPFSYAQDQEETGLRKMAGQMLMAGFRGLTPEQCPEILEDIEKRNLGGVILFDYDVSLGKPVRNIQSPSQLKKLVAALKSRAKTPLLVAVDQEGGQVSRLKEKYGFPKTYSAQHWGNLDELEKTMAAGRRIGRTLAEMGINLNLAPCVDVNINPQNPAIGMLERSFSANPHKTSVHGRAFAQGLREADVLSCIKHFPGHGSAYNDSHKGLTDITDTWQSEELVPFRSIIQSGAADMVMTAHLVNENIDPRYPATLSKNFLTTMLRLGIGWDGVVITDDMQMKAVADEYSLKKSIELSINAGADILLFANNLSWQPDIVENALGMIEGLVLDGRIKRARIRQSYERIMNLKGKLPK; encoded by the coding sequence ATGCTAAAAAAAGTTGCGGCAGCATTTATATTTGCAGTTTCGGTATTTACAGCCCCTTTTTCGTATGCTCAAGACCAAGAAGAGACCGGACTGCGTAAGATGGCCGGCCAGATGCTGATGGCTGGTTTCCGCGGGCTCACGCCAGAACAATGCCCCGAGATACTCGAAGATATCGAGAAACGCAATCTCGGAGGCGTGATACTGTTTGATTATGATGTATCGCTTGGTAAGCCTGTTCGCAATATCCAAAGCCCTTCACAGCTGAAAAAGCTTGTTGCTGCACTTAAATCCCGCGCGAAAACCCCTCTTCTCGTGGCAGTAGATCAGGAAGGGGGGCAGGTTTCGAGGCTCAAGGAGAAATACGGCTTCCCGAAAACATACTCAGCACAGCATTGGGGGAATCTGGACGAGCTGGAAAAAACTATGGCAGCAGGCAGAAGAATTGGCCGAACGCTTGCTGAAATGGGAATAAATCTGAATCTCGCCCCGTGTGTTGATGTGAACATTAATCCGCAGAATCCCGCTATTGGAATGCTCGAACGAAGCTTCTCGGCAAACCCGCATAAAACTTCCGTTCACGGCAGGGCCTTCGCACAAGGGCTCAGGGAGGCTGATGTGCTCAGCTGCATAAAACACTTTCCGGGGCACGGCAGCGCATACAACGATTCCCATAAAGGCCTTACCGACATAACAGATACTTGGCAGTCTGAGGAGCTTGTCCCGTTTCGCAGTATTATCCAGTCTGGAGCGGCTGATATGGTTATGACCGCGCATCTGGTAAATGAAAACATCGATCCCCGATACCCCGCAACGCTTTCAAAAAACTTTCTCACCACAATGCTTCGCCTCGGTATCGGCTGGGATGGAGTTGTTATTACTGATGATATGCAGATGAAGGCGGTAGCAGATGAGTATTCGCTCAAGAAGAGCATTGAGCTTTCGATAAACGCAGGTGCTGATATCCTGCTTTTCGCAAACAATCTGTCATGGCAGCCCGATATTGTGGAAAATGCCCTTGGGATGATAGAAGGCTTGGTGTTGGATGGCAGGATTAAACGAGCCAGAATCAGGCAGAGCTATGAGCGTATTATGAACCTCAAAGGAAAGCTACCAAAATGA
- a CDS encoding HIT family protein, whose translation MDCVFCKIIAGEIPCSKVYEDQNLLAFMDINPLAEFHTLVIPKKHIEFLWDCPSEISSALGEALPKISRAVQKASASDGCNVLNNNASAAGQVVPHIHFHIIPRFENDGVFTEWPAKQLPVEKVQQAADKIKVLIDS comes from the coding sequence ATGGATTGTGTATTCTGCAAAATCATTGCGGGCGAGATACCCTGCAGCAAGGTTTATGAGGATCAGAACCTGCTTGCATTTATGGATATCAATCCCCTCGCAGAGTTCCATACTCTCGTTATACCCAAAAAGCATATTGAGTTTTTGTGGGATTGTCCCTCAGAGATTTCCTCCGCTTTAGGGGAGGCTTTGCCGAAAATCAGCAGGGCTGTTCAGAAGGCTTCGGCCAGCGACGGCTGCAATGTCCTAAACAATAACGCTTCAGCTGCGGGGCAGGTTGTTCCGCATATACATTTCCATATAATACCCCGTTTCGAGAACGACGGGGTGTTCACCGAGTGGCCGGCAAAGCAGCTTCCCGTTGAAAAGGTTCAGCAGGCCGCCGATAAAATCAAAGTATTGATTGATTCTTAA
- the rplQ gene encoding 50S ribosomal protein L17, translated as MRHRLAGRHLGRTCQHRTAMRRNMASSLFEHGRICTTLEKAKEVKPFAEKLITLAKKGDLASRRRAIALLGDRNIFEEKDGVNQRVGTVVGRLFSDIGPKFIDRPGGYTRIIKLAKRRLGDSGSLCYLQLVEEELEFKEKKESAPVKSQKQHNQQQAQAVEAETPTAEELAQDQQAEDAPEKGEEEGKEDKS; from the coding sequence ATGCGTCACCGTTTAGCAGGACGTCATTTAGGCAGAACATGCCAGCACCGTACAGCGATGCGTAGAAATATGGCCAGCTCCCTTTTTGAGCACGGCAGAATATGCACTACTCTTGAAAAAGCCAAAGAAGTTAAGCCGTTTGCAGAAAAGCTTATTACCCTTGCGAAGAAAGGCGACCTAGCCTCACGCAGGCGGGCGATAGCTCTTCTGGGCGACAGGAATATCTTTGAAGAAAAAGACGGCGTAAACCAGAGAGTGGGAACTGTTGTAGGAAGGCTGTTCAGTGATATTGGTCCGAAATTCATAGACCGCCCGGGCGGCTATACCAGAATTATCAAGCTCGCTAAAAGACGCCTTGGAGACAGCGGAAGCCTCTGCTACCTCCAGCTGGTGGAAGAAGAGCTTGAATTCAAAGAGAAAAAGGAATCGGCTCCGGTAAAATCTCAAAAACAGCATAATCAGCAGCAGGCTCAGGCCGTGGAAGCTGAAACACCTACCGCTGAAGAGCTTGCTCAAGACCAGCAGGCGGAAGATGCTCCCGAAAAGGGAGAAGAAGAAGGCAAAGAAGACAAGAGCTGA
- a CDS encoding DNA-directed RNA polymerase subunit alpha, producing MRITWRGIELPTKFEIDKEISNKYYGRFVVEPFERGFGTTIGNSLRRVLLSSIEGAAVTRVKINGVDHEFTTIPGVLEDVTDIIINIKKIVLKLQGSGERKIKLSAKKKGPVTADMIETDPYVEIVNKDHVIFSLTEDKEVEMEMTVQKGRGYWAVKDRIADMDRFDQEVGNIEVDALFSPIVRVRYNTEDTRVGQRTNYDKLILEVWTDGTVTPQLAVIEAAKILRKHINPFTHFSIPGEEVVDGELVVQDTEKRGEDEELNRKLDMPIGDLELSVRAGNCLESIKLQSVRDLVRYNESDLLKVRSFGKTSLREIKRKLEELGLSLGMDV from the coding sequence ATGCGTATTACATGGAGAGGCATCGAACTGCCTACAAAGTTCGAAATCGACAAAGAAATATCGAATAAGTATTATGGCAGGTTTGTCGTAGAGCCGTTTGAAAGAGGCTTCGGTACTACAATCGGAAACAGCCTGAGGCGTGTTCTGCTCTCCTCAATCGAGGGAGCAGCAGTAACTCGTGTAAAGATAAATGGTGTTGACCATGAGTTTACAACTATCCCGGGCGTTCTTGAAGATGTTACTGACATCATCATCAACATAAAGAAGATTGTACTCAAGCTTCAGGGCAGCGGCGAGAGAAAAATCAAACTCTCGGCAAAGAAAAAAGGCCCTGTAACAGCGGATATGATCGAAACAGACCCCTATGTGGAAATAGTTAATAAAGACCACGTGATTTTCAGCCTTACCGAAGATAAAGAGGTCGAAATGGAGATGACAGTTCAAAAGGGCAGAGGCTACTGGGCTGTTAAAGACCGTATCGCCGACATGGACAGGTTCGATCAGGAAGTGGGAAATATCGAAGTTGATGCCCTCTTTTCCCCGATAGTTCGTGTACGTTACAACACTGAAGATACAAGGGTTGGCCAGCGTACAAACTATGATAAGCTCATCCTTGAAGTTTGGACGGATGGAACGGTAACCCCGCAGCTTGCGGTTATTGAGGCCGCCAAGATACTTCGCAAACATATTAATCCGTTCACCCATTTCAGTATTCCGGGAGAAGAGGTCGTTGACGGCGAGCTCGTAGTTCAGGACACTGAGAAAAGAGGAGAGGATGAAGAGCTCAACAGGAAGCTTGATATGCCGATCGGAGATCTTGAGCTGTCTGTTCGTGCAGGCAATTGCCTTGAATCTATCAAACTGCAGTCTGTCAGAGATTTGGTAAGATATAACGAAAGCGACCTTCTCAAGGTTCGCAGCTTCGGAAAAACCTCGCTCAGAGAAATTAAGCGTAAGCTTGAAGAGCTTGGACTTTCGCTTGGAATGGATGTATAA
- the rpsK gene encoding 30S ribosomal protein S11, translating to MAKATKRKTRKNVPKGVVHIKSTFNNTVITITDMEGASLCAASAGQMGFKGSRKSTPFAAQKAAEKAASEAKRHGLRDVEIQVKGPGQGRESAITAIQSSGIRISSIEDVTPIPHNGCRPPKRRRV from the coding sequence ATGGCTAAAGCTACGAAAAGAAAAACCAGAAAGAATGTGCCCAAGGGCGTGGTGCATATTAAATCCACTTTCAACAATACTGTCATAACTATAACCGATATGGAAGGCGCATCTCTATGCGCAGCTTCTGCCGGTCAGATGGGATTCAAGGGATCAAGAAAGAGCACCCCGTTTGCCGCTCAGAAGGCCGCTGAAAAGGCCGCCTCTGAAGCAAAAAGGCACGGCCTTAGAGACGTTGAAATACAGGTTAAAGGACCGGGACAGGGAAGAGAATCAGCTATTACTGCGATTCAGAGCTCAGGGATCAGAATTTCTTCTATTGAAGACGTAACACCTATACCGCACAACGGATGCCGTCCTCCTAAACGTCGTCGTGTGTAG
- the rpsM gene encoding 30S ribosomal protein S13 — protein sequence MPRIVGVDVPNNKQIYFSLLYIHGIGKHYSKMILEKVGIEPTRKADQLTDEELTKVSQLITDEYEIEGQLRRKVVQDINRLKEIGCYRGFRHKRGLPCRGQQTQCNSRTRKGKKKTVAGKKSVKALR from the coding sequence ATGCCTCGTATAGTCGGTGTAGACGTACCAAACAATAAACAAATTTATTTCTCTCTTCTGTATATACACGGAATTGGGAAACATTATTCTAAAATGATCCTTGAAAAGGTTGGTATAGAGCCAACACGTAAGGCCGATCAGCTTACTGATGAAGAGCTTACCAAAGTTTCTCAGCTTATCACTGATGAGTATGAGATTGAAGGACAGCTCAGAAGGAAAGTTGTTCAGGATATTAACAGGCTCAAAGAGATTGGCTGTTACAGGGGATTCCGTCATAAGAGAGGTTTGCCCTGCAGAGGACAGCAGACACAGTGCAACTCCCGCACGCGTAAAGGCAAGAAGAAGACAGTTGCAGGCAAGAAGAGTGTTAAGGCATTACGCTGA
- the rpmJ gene encoding 50S ribosomal protein L36, which produces MKVRSSVKRICESCKIIKRKGVIRVVCSANPRHKQRQG; this is translated from the coding sequence ATGAAAGTTAGAAGTTCAGTAAAGCGTATCTGTGAAAGTTGCAAAATCATAAAGAGGAAGGGCGTGATCAGAGTAGTCTGTTCTGCCAATCCGCGTCATAAGCAGAGACAGGGCTAA
- the infA gene encoding translation initiation factor IF-1 — MGKNDGIRIEGKVLDAMPNAVFKVELENGHQIEAHVSGKMRMHFIRILPGDTVVVEMSPYDLSKGRIVLRK; from the coding sequence ATGGGTAAAAACGACGGAATAAGAATCGAAGGAAAAGTGCTTGATGCGATGCCGAATGCTGTGTTCAAGGTTGAACTTGAAAACGGACATCAGATTGAAGCACACGTTTCCGGTAAAATGAGAATGCATTTTATTCGCATTCTGCCCGGAGACACTGTAGTAGTAGAAATGAGTCCATACGACTTAAGTAAAGGTCGTATTGTTTTAAGAAAATAG
- the map gene encoding type I methionyl aminopeptidase, which yields MGFSIKTESDIEKMRVSGGIVRKALESVRNICRPGVTTAELDQAATEVAEQAGAATLFKGQKSPHTPKPFPGAVCASVNEQVVHGIPSSRVKLAEGDIVSVDFGVKLDGYCGDSAVTIPVGEISALKRRLMDVTKAVLDIAIDNMAPGKKWSGIAAQMQAKAKSEGFSVVKELVGHGIGKEMHESPQVPNFVDRFTLNNDFTLREGMVIAVEPMINAGRGAVKTLRDGWTVVTRDGRPSAHFEHTIAVTASGCEVLTG from the coding sequence ATGGGTTTTTCAATTAAAACAGAAAGTGATATTGAAAAAATGCGAGTCTCAGGCGGAATTGTCCGCAAGGCTCTTGAAAGTGTAAGAAATATATGCAGGCCCGGCGTTACTACAGCCGAGCTTGACCAAGCAGCAACTGAGGTTGCCGAGCAGGCAGGGGCTGCAACGCTCTTTAAAGGGCAGAAGTCCCCGCATACTCCAAAGCCGTTTCCCGGTGCAGTTTGTGCATCGGTGAATGAACAGGTAGTTCACGGGATCCCTTCCAGCAGGGTAAAGCTTGCTGAGGGAGATATAGTTAGCGTTGATTTCGGCGTAAAGCTTGACGGATACTGCGGCGATTCAGCCGTTACAATTCCCGTCGGTGAGATTTCCGCTCTGAAACGCAGGCTGATGGACGTAACTAAGGCAGTCTTGGATATTGCTATTGATAATATGGCTCCAGGGAAGAAATGGAGCGGGATAGCTGCTCAGATGCAGGCGAAGGCAAAGTCTGAGGGATTTTCCGTGGTGAAAGAGCTCGTAGGCCATGGTATTGGCAAAGAAATGCACGAGTCTCCCCAGGTGCCGAATTTTGTTGACAGATTTACGCTCAACAACGATTTCACCCTTAGAGAAGGGATGGTAATTGCTGTTGAGCCGATGATAAATGCCGGAAGAGGTGCGGTTAAAACTTTAAGAGACGGCTGGACAGTGGTTACCAGAGATGGAAGACCAAGTGCTCATTTTGAGCACACTATAGCCGTTACAGCCTCCGGCTGTGAAGTATTAACTGGATAG
- a CDS encoding adenylate kinase, with translation MIVILVGPPGAGKGTQCKKLVEQFDMKHLSSGDIFRSEIAGKTELGQKAKQHIDKGELVPDQLVIGMMISAVKDADYNCILDGFPRTLPQAEQLDIALDKENTKINAVIELAVNDETVVKRISKRRVCPECGAVYHLETMPPKKDGICDECGSKIIQRDDDKREVVLERLETYHKMTEPIISHYKESTAEYIEIDGSQQPKAITDDIVKRLKEV, from the coding sequence ATGATAGTCATACTTGTAGGTCCTCCGGGAGCAGGCAAAGGGACTCAGTGCAAGAAACTGGTAGAACAGTTTGATATGAAACATCTCTCCAGCGGCGACATCTTCAGAAGTGAGATTGCAGGCAAAACCGAGCTGGGGCAAAAAGCCAAGCAGCACATAGATAAGGGTGAGCTTGTTCCTGATCAGCTGGTGATTGGAATGATGATTTCAGCCGTTAAGGATGCTGATTACAACTGCATACTCGATGGATTCCCAAGAACTCTGCCTCAGGCTGAGCAGCTCGATATAGCTCTTGATAAAGAAAATACGAAGATTAATGCTGTGATAGAGCTCGCTGTTAATGATGAAACTGTTGTGAAGAGGATTTCAAAACGCAGAGTTTGCCCTGAATGCGGGGCTGTTTATCATCTTGAAACTATGCCTCCGAAAAAGGATGGTATATGCGATGAATGCGGGAGCAAAATTATCCAGCGAGATGACGATAAAAGGGAAGTTGTTCTTGAAAGACTCGAAACTTATCATAAAATGACAGAGCCGATTATTAGTCATTATAAAGAATCGACTGCTGAATATATTGAAATAGATGGTTCCCAGCAGCCAAAAGCGATAACTGATGATATCGTTAAAAGGTTGAAAGAAGTGTAA
- the secY gene encoding preprotein translocase subunit SecY, with protein MFSKLVNVFKIPDLRKKILFTIMLLCIYRVGFHIHVPGTDNEVIQQQTSSRDSSSPLGRMAETMQMFTGGTLSRSSLFGLGIMPYISASIILMLLGEVWEPLKKLRQEGMQGQRKIQEYTRYLTVPLCVIQALMIMTWLRSMGGIYPGMEFSTTLLGVIGMTAGTLFLMWLGEQIDEYGIGNGISLLIMAGILSRMPGTVVQVAQNSTLKVGAIEGQYGPGKIMFIIAAFLFVVAGAILITQAQRRIPIQQARQMRGRKMVGGVRHYLPLRVNHGGVMPIIFASSLMMFPGIIIDQIAKIGTLGGSPVMMYLAGAFTPQAWTYNFVYIVMIFAFSYFWTTVQFQPKDLAKSLRDQGSFVPGLRPGHRTAEYLEKVMTRITFYGAAFLAVIAVVPQLVTILMGVDWVVASFLGGTGLLIVVSVSLDLVQRIESQLVMHNYEGFSDSGKIKGARR; from the coding sequence ATGTTCAGCAAGTTAGTAAACGTTTTCAAGATACCTGACCTACGCAAAAAGATTTTGTTTACAATAATGCTGCTATGCATTTACAGGGTAGGATTCCATATCCATGTACCCGGAACAGATAATGAAGTGATCCAGCAGCAGACAAGCAGCAGGGATTCTTCATCACCGCTGGGCAGAATGGCCGAGACAATGCAGATGTTCACCGGCGGTACACTGAGCCGGAGTTCGCTATTCGGGCTTGGAATTATGCCTTATATCTCTGCATCGATTATTTTGATGCTCTTGGGTGAAGTTTGGGAACCTCTCAAAAAGCTCAGACAGGAAGGTATGCAGGGGCAGCGAAAAATACAGGAGTACACCCGATATCTCACTGTGCCCTTGTGCGTCATTCAGGCGCTTATGATTATGACATGGCTAAGGTCGATGGGCGGTATTTATCCCGGAATGGAATTTTCCACAACCCTTCTCGGGGTCATAGGTATGACCGCCGGAACGCTCTTTTTGATGTGGCTGGGTGAGCAGATAGATGAATACGGCATTGGAAACGGCATCAGTCTTTTGATTATGGCTGGTATCCTTTCGAGAATGCCGGGAACTGTGGTTCAGGTTGCACAGAATTCCACATTGAAAGTTGGGGCTATTGAAGGGCAGTACGGCCCGGGTAAGATTATGTTTATCATTGCAGCTTTCTTGTTTGTGGTTGCAGGTGCTATCCTAATCACTCAGGCTCAGAGAAGAATACCCATCCAGCAGGCACGTCAGATGAGAGGACGCAAGATGGTTGGCGGGGTACGCCATTACCTCCCGCTGCGTGTTAATCACGGCGGTGTTATGCCGATTATCTTTGCCTCAAGTTTGATGATGTTCCCCGGAATTATTATCGATCAGATTGCAAAAATCGGAACGCTGGGAGGAAGTCCGGTAATGATGTATCTTGCTGGCGCATTTACCCCGCAGGCATGGACATACAACTTCGTTTATATAGTAATGATTTTCGCCTTCTCATACTTCTGGACAACGGTACAGTTCCAGCCGAAGGATTTAGCGAAAAGCCTTCGCGATCAGGGGAGTTTCGTTCCAGGACTTCGCCCGGGACACAGAACCGCTGAGTATCTCGAGAAGGTAATGACAAGAATAACCTTTTACGGGGCAGCTTTCCTTGCAGTGATTGCTGTAGTACCCCAGCTTGTTACAATACTTATGGGTGTTGACTGGGTAGTAGCCTCGTTTCTTGGGGGTACTGGTCTTCTGATTGTGGTAAGCGTTTCGCTTGATCTTGTTCAGAGGATTGAATCTCAGCTTGTAATGCACAATTATGAAGGCTTCTCTGATTCAGGTAAAATTAAAGGAGCTAGAAGATGA
- the rplO gene encoding 50S ribosomal protein L15, producing the protein MLSHEITKNTGKNKAPSRVGRGRGSGNGKTAGRGHKGQKSRSGHSRKAMFAGGNIPVFRRLPRVGFSNYHFANNYEIVNVVQLEKYFDDGSTVGVEQLAEHGLVGSSSSRVKILGDGHLTKKLTVQAHKFSKSAQEKISSCGGTASVVA; encoded by the coding sequence ATGTTGAGTCACGAGATAACGAAAAATACCGGCAAAAATAAGGCTCCTTCCCGTGTAGGAAGAGGTCGGGGCAGTGGAAATGGAAAAACTGCTGGTCGAGGACATAAAGGACAGAAATCTAGATCTGGGCACTCCCGCAAGGCTATGTTTGCAGGCGGAAACATTCCGGTGTTCCGCAGACTGCCCAGAGTTGGTTTCAGCAATTATCATTTTGCAAATAACTACGAAATTGTGAACGTAGTCCAGCTTGAAAAATATTTCGACGACGGCTCTACAGTGGGCGTTGAACAGCTCGCAGAGCATGGGCTTGTTGGAAGTTCTTCAAGCAGGGTCAAGATTCTTGGTGATGGACATCTTACTAAGAAACTGACAGTACAGGCGCATAAATTCAGCAAAAGTGCACAGGAAAAAATATCCAGCTGCGGCGGTACGGCAAGTGTCGTGGCCTGA
- the rpsE gene encoding 30S ribosomal protein S5, with amino-acid sequence MAKASDNYTAQSDSAFEDQVVKIYRCAKVVKGGRKFSFAALVVVGDRNGTVGIGYCKANEVPNAVEKAVKEARKNTVKVALNEGTITHEVVGKCRATEVRLLPASSGTGVIAGLSSRAVLELAGVHNVLTKIYGSTSPKNVVKATLDGLCKLKSREEVKTLRGVELEI; translated from the coding sequence TTGGCTAAAGCATCAGATAATTATACAGCTCAAAGCGATTCGGCATTTGAAGATCAGGTAGTTAAAATATACCGCTGTGCAAAGGTGGTTAAAGGCGGTCGCAAGTTCAGTTTCGCTGCTCTTGTTGTCGTCGGAGACAGAAACGGCACAGTTGGTATCGGCTACTGCAAAGCAAATGAAGTGCCGAATGCGGTAGAAAAGGCCGTTAAGGAAGCCCGTAAGAATACGGTGAAAGTGGCTTTGAACGAAGGTACTATAACCCACGAGGTTGTCGGGAAATGCAGGGCAACGGAAGTTAGATTGCTTCCTGCCAGCTCGGGTACTGGAGTTATTGCAGGTTTGAGCAGCCGTGCTGTTCTTGAGCTTGCAGGTGTCCACAACGTTCTAACTAAGATTTACGGGAGCACGTCTCCCAAGAACGTGGTTAAAGCAACTCTCGATGGGTTGTGCAAACTCAAAAGCAGAGAAGAAGTAAAAACTCTTCGCGGTGTGGAACTTGAAATCTGA
- the rplR gene encoding 50S ribosomal protein L18: MRYKRLKQSNKRRKYRVRKKVKGDADRPRLSVYRSNKNITAQVIDDRSGVTLASASTMQEALKKDIGHGGNSEAAKAVGETLAKRASEVGIKLVRFDRGAYRYHGRVKALADAAREAGLVF, translated from the coding sequence ATGAGATATAAAAGACTTAAGCAATCAAATAAAAGGCGCAAATACAGAGTTAGAAAAAAGGTCAAAGGTGATGCTGATCGCCCCAGACTCTCTGTTTATCGCTCTAATAAAAATATTACAGCTCAGGTAATTGATGACCGCAGCGGGGTTACCCTCGCTTCTGCGAGCACTATGCAGGAAGCTTTGAAAAAAGATATAGGCCACGGAGGCAATTCCGAAGCAGCGAAAGCTGTTGGTGAAACTCTGGCCAAAAGAGCTTCTGAAGTGGGCATTAAGCTTGTAAGATTTGATCGCGGTGCATACAGGTATCATGGCAGAGTTAAGGCTTTGGCTGATGCTGCCAGAGAAGCCGGACTTGTATTCTGA